In Methylomonas sp. MK1, the genomic stretch GCTGCGCGCAGAATCCGCTCTTCATTGCCCTCCGGTAGCACGATATGTTGCTTTCTGGCTTTGGCGCGCTGCAACAGATCGTATTCGAACATCAGCGGCGTGATTTTGTGCGAAACCTTGCTGCACAGTCGCAGCCGCAGTTCCACCATGTTGATGTTACTTTCGATTAATCCCAGTGCAGTGGCAATTTTGCGATCATCTTGAGAATGCAAGCGGGCGGTGACCTGACTGACTTGTAAAGCGGTGGTGAAGGTGTCGGAATCGACGCCGAGCACTGCGAACGGCGTATCGCCCAGGCCGTCAATCAATTTTTGCACTTGCGGGGCCGGTTGTTGATGGCCGGTTAATAACAGGCCGGCAATCTGCGGATAGTTGCTGGAGTTGTAGGCCATCAGGCTGGCCATGATGATATCCGAGCGGTCGCCAGGGGTAATCACCAAATCGCCGGTTTCCACATAATCCAGAAAGTCCGGCACCAACATTGCCGCGACTTTGTAGTGATACACCTCGCGGCTCATCGTCGCGTTTTCACCGGAAAATACTTTGGCGCCGATGACTTTGGCGATGTTGCCGATGGTGGGTTTTTCCAGGGACGATTCGGCGGGCACCACGTACACCGGGAATTCGCTGGAATGATTTAAGCTGTGGCGCAGGCTGGCAATTTGATTTTGCGCGACACCGATGATGACCGTGGCCAGCAATTCGCAGTCGTGTTCGTGTACGGAATGTTTCAGGCTGGCCAAGCCGTTTAAAATTTGTTCGTCGCTAAGATCTTCGCCCTGCATAACCGGCATCATCAGGCAGCCCAGATTGTTGGCGACATCGGCGTTGAAATCGAATTCGAAAATGGCGTTGCCGTGTCGATAGTCGCTGCCGACGCAGAGCACATGATCGCAACGCGCCTTCAAGGCCCGGTATTTGGCCAGTATGGTTTTCAACAGTTCGTCGTATTGTTCGGCGGCCAAAAATTGCCGGGCTTCCGCGCTGGTACAGCCATACATGGCTTCGTATGGGGTGGGGAGTTGATAGCGGTGGCTAATGAATTGAATCAAATCGTCTTTGTCGGTATCGCCTTGAATAATCGGCCGAAAAAAACCGATATTGTCCGCGTAGCCGGATAACATTTCGATGATCGCCAGCATGATCAAGGATTTACCGCTACCCTCGTCGACGCCGGCAATATAGATGTCTTGCGAAATAACGGGTTCGCTTTGCGGATGGGGCTGAGTCGGATTCATGATCGATGACTTATATATTAATGGGAAAGTCTAGCGGAGGATGTTGCCACATGGCGCGCCGCTTGGCGACTGTATATTTTATTTATTCGGGCACCGCGCAGAGGTTAGGCGCATGCAAATAGTCTTTGGCTATCATAGGTTTGGATTTATAAAATAATGTAATATCAAAATAATTATTGATTAATCTGCAAGCTCGGCTTTAATGGCTATACTACTAGCCGGGCGCAGGGATTACTTGAACAACAGAGATGGCGAAATTTACCGTTTATTTTAAAGACAATGCAATCCATACAGGTGTTTTTGATTCTGGTGTAGTG encodes the following:
- the pta gene encoding phosphate acetyltransferase: MNPTQPHPQSEPVISQDIYIAGVDEGSGKSLIMLAIIEMLSGYADNIGFFRPIIQGDTDKDDLIQFISHRYQLPTPYEAMYGCTSAEARQFLAAEQYDELLKTILAKYRALKARCDHVLCVGSDYRHGNAIFEFDFNADVANNLGCLMMPVMQGEDLSDEQILNGLASLKHSVHEHDCELLATVIIGVAQNQIASLRHSLNHSSEFPVYVVPAESSLEKPTIGNIAKVIGAKVFSGENATMSREVYHYKVAAMLVPDFLDYVETGDLVITPGDRSDIIMASLMAYNSSNYPQIAGLLLTGHQQPAPQVQKLIDGLGDTPFAVLGVDSDTFTTALQVSQVTARLHSQDDRKIATALGLIESNINMVELRLRLCSKVSHKITPLMFEYDLLQRAKARKQHIVLPEGNEERILRAAEILLLRDVVKITLLGNEAEIRQKIQAMALKMDNVNIIDPIKSDLRPLFAETYYQARKHRCIVYDTAFDLMADPSYFGTLMIHLDYADGMVSGAVHSTQHTIRPAFEIIKTRPGASIVSSVFFMCLEDRVLVYGDCAVIPNPNAAQLADIAINAAETARMFNIEPRVAMLSYSTGESGKGEAVDKVRDAVKIAQSLCPDLLLEGPMQYDAAVDASVAKTKLPDSEVAGQATVLIFPDLNTGNNTYKAVQRSSGAIAVGPILQGLNKPVNDLSRGCTVTDIVNTVVITAIQAQEANKT